The genomic window gtagtcatagtttttacacgcagaccacaaaaaacctgaaactttgcatcctcacacaaagtttaGGTattagatctgttcactatatatttcttatacatccgattattcggagattacgaaggggataagattattgttcagccccattcatgaaaggtatgaagtcttcggcacagccgaagacagtcccatcttacttgtttgttgttgctattgcacATTCTTATTTGTCAATGTATGGGATGTTgacaaattttgttttgttttttgtgtattttttaagTCGGTTTCTTATCAATTGCTATCtcatttaaatatgtttttaagctTATATATTGGTAATTATGATTGATATACTTTAGATAAATGTTATCGACAGCCAAGAAACCGCTAAGACGCAAATGTTTTGTTTTGtactaaaaataaattttttgagtaTCACATAATTTAAGTACAATGAGGTAATGCAATTTTAAAACACAAGATAAGCGAATTGAAGAATATTGagattttttatttgaatggTCTGGGACTTGTCCCACTTTGTATAGGCGAACAAAGAAGGCTTGTCAGACAGTGCCCGTAGGGGTACAAAGATAATCTGTTCAACAGTTCCCGAAAAAAAGAGGGCCTGTTTGAAAATACCCATAGGGAGACAAAGAGGGCCTGTCCGACTCACCCGTAGGCACATAAGGAGGACCAGTACGGCACTACACGTCCAGGTTCAAACCGATATTAAGAGAACAAAACTAGGTATAGTCGCATATTCCTCTGCGACTCAtgccggattcatcctagactaatcgcatttgtTGCGTATATGTTGGCCTGAGTAATGACAACTAAagccaaattttttcaaattttcaagaGAGCGTGTTAAAGTTAGAATTGTTTACTGAAATCAGGCATTCTTTTTTTATGATCATAAATCCGAGTACGGAGAAAACAAGGTTAATGACAAGTCAATTTCGTCCCAACTTGATTAGAGCTGCAAAAAAAGGTAAAGAGTCCAAAAAGCGACAACTGCATAAGACTTTAGGGCTTTAGGGCGAATAGGCTACACGATGCCGTGGCTGAACTTCGAGAAGATCTTGGAGCCACAATAGAGTCGAAGGGTTAGCGTAAAGGTGCGGAAAAGGAAGAACGTActacatatgtacgtgtataccaatggttccaaattaacggtaGGGATCGAGCTTGCTGCGTCAATCTAggaataagcagatcctacaggctgccagatgaCTGTAGTGCATTTTAGGGGCAAACTGTAGCAGCAGAAATGAttgaggaagcgtgcttaagctgcaattAATAGTCAAGCGgccattaaggcaataatctcacacagtttTTCATCAATCTAATCAAAACCCTGTTTTTCCTTTACCCTAGATAGTTCTGCTCAATATACCGTTCAAGGTAGACGTAGTGAAATCAAAGTGTACACATGATAGTCGAGCGGGTACGTTATACGCCCGAACGTACTGGACACAGATTCATAAAAGGACTGTATATAACGCCGAAAACTTTCGACCAGTTTTTCTGCTCcttaaacaacaataacaaaaattttaacaattcCAAAAACCACATCATTATCAGGGCATTTCAATGTGTAGACTCAGAATTATAATGATCTTTCCTGGGTGTTGCCAGCAGTTGAGTACTTTCGACGTTTACAAAAGGCACACAGAAGCACTACCGAGGAGTCGGTTGCCTTTTATATGTTCGCGGCTACTGTTGGTACTCTTGGTACCTCTAGGGCTACTATCGGACGGGTCATCTTTGTTTGCCTAAGCGAACAGTTCCACAGGTTTTCTTTCTACTTCTGTTactaattatttaaaataaacgaacgGGTTTTTTGTTAGCATTGTAGCTTTTGTACCGATAAATATAAGgcaaaaatattacatttttctcttttcaCCAACGCGTTTCGACAACACCGCCACTTTTTCAGGGAGATCTTCTTTATTATATTAGATTAATCGCGCGTCGCGCCCGCCGTGGTGCGATGATAGCATGCTCCGTCACAAACGCagcatcaaaactttagaaacaagttttttcaattagaagaaaatttttctaagcgaggtcacccctcggcaatttttggaaagcactccgagtgtatttctgccatgaacagctttgcagtgaaaactcatctgccttgcagatgccattcggagttggcataaaacaagtaggtcccgtcccacctttttgtaggaaaaattggaaggagcacgacggaaatttgaagagagaagctcggcctaaaatcccctCGTTAGAGATTAGTTGCGCGTTTTTGTCCACCGTAGGTTTGAATAATTAATATCTGAGGGTAATTAGAATAATATTCAGTGACAGTGAGGCATGAGGGCTTCATGATTTTTATACtctgcgtgctttgcacacatagtatattaactttgattggataacggttggttgtacacgtattaaagaatcgagatagatatagacttccatatatcaaaatcatcagtatcgaaaaaaaatttgattgagccatgtccgtccgtccgtccgttaacacgataacttgagtaaattttgaggtatcttgatcaaatttggtatgtaggctcctgagcactcatctcagatcgctatttaaaatgaacaatatcggactataaccacgcccactttttcgatatcgaaaatttcgaaagaccgaaaaagtgcgataattcattaccaaagacggataaagcgatgaaacttggtaggtgggttgaccttatgacgcagaatagaaaattagtaacgcccacttttaaaagaaggtaatttaaaagttttgcaagctgtaatttggcatcgttgaagatatcatgatgaaatttggaggaacgttactactattactatatatgtgctaaagaaaaattagcaaaatcggatgacaaacgcgcccactttaaaaaaattttttttaagtctaaattttaacaaaaaattgaatatcgttacagtatataagtcaattatgtcaacattcaactccagtaatgatatggtgcaccaatatacaaaaataaaagaaaatttcaaaatgggagtggttccgccctttttcatttaattagtttggaatacttttaatgccataagtcgaacaaaaattaaccaatccttgtgaaatttggtaggggcatagattttatgacgataactgttttctgtgaaaacgggcgaaatcgattgaagccacgcccagtttttatacactgtcgaccgtctgtccttccgcccggccgttaacacgataacttgagcaaaaatatatatatctttactaaactcagttcacgtacttatctgcactcactttatcttgttataaaaaatgggcgaaattctactatgaccacgcccactttttcaatatcgaaaattacgaaaaatgaaaaaaatgccataattctataccaaatacgaaaaaagggatgaaacatggtgattggattggttttttgacgcgaaatataactttggaaaaaactttgtaaaatgggtgtgacacctaagtagaagaaaatgaaaagttctgcagggcgaaatcagaaaccttttgaatcttggcaggaatactgttcgtcgtatgacatatataaatagtttagcggtacccaacagatgatgttctggggtaccctggtccacattttggtcgataattcgaaaacgccttcacatatacaactaagggtcactcccttttaaaatactcattaacacctttcatttgatacccatatcgtacaaacacattctagagtcacccctgctccacctttatggcgatatctcgaaaaggcgtccacctgtagaacaaaggcccactcccttttaaaatactctttaataccttccatttgatacccatgtcatacaaacacattccagggttaccctaggttcattttcctacatggtgattttcccttattttgtctccaaagatctcagctgaatatgtaatgttcggctacacccgaacttagccttccttacttgttatttgtaCACATAGCAGAAAATATCACTTAATTTATTCCTTCACACTTCCCACTCCAACTTTAtcgattaaatttataaaattatattaatagACTTCTCTTTCCAAATTTACAGTTCAACGTTTACCGTTCTTCGAACGCTACTCACAACACTACCATACTGACATCTTAATTAACAAGTCACATCTTAAGTGATAAATCACAAGTCAACCTAACGGGTGCCATAAATGTTTCGGCGTGTCCTTACGTATAGCATCATTGGCGCCGGCGTCATTAGCACTGGCTTTAGTCTACATACAAACGATTACGATGTCAATTCCTTGGGTATTGTACGCCTTGGACGTTCGGCAGTTACCGTATTCGATGTTGCACTCACATACAAACGTGAACTTTACTATCGTGAATGGGATAAAACAACACCCGAATATAAAGCCGAAAGGAGTCGTGTACATAAAATAGCAGCCGAAAAACTACTTGACCTCATTTGTATCAATAAGGGTGTTTATATTAAAACCGGACAACATATTGGGGCATTGGAATACTTACTACCCAAAGAATTTGTAcaaactatgaaaatattacaTTCAGATGCGCCACAAAATCCTGTTGAGGATCTTTATAAAGTTATACGTCAAGATTTAAAACGTAATCCAGATGAAATTTTTGAAACATTTGAAGCGAAACCATTAGGTACTGCCTCATTGGCGCAAGTACATAAGGCAACACTAAAAACTGGTGAACTTGTTGCTGTTAAGGTACAACATCCTTATGTTAAGGGAAATTCACGTGTTGATATGAAAACAATGGAGATTTTAGTCAAATTAATGTCACGCATTTTTCCTGATTTTAAAATTCAATGGCTCGTAgatgaatgtaaaaaaaatttacccgTTGAATTGGATTTTCTAAATGAAGGTCGAAATGCTGAAAAAGTTGCGAAACAATTTCAAAAATACTCATGGTTACGTGTACCAAAAATCTATTGGGAATTTAGCTCATCGCGTGTTCTAGTCATGGAATATTTAGAGGGTGGACAAGTCACCGATCTTGATTATATAAAAAAGCATAAAATTGATCCATTTACTGTAGCGAATAAAATTGGACAATTGTATTCGGAAATGATATTTACAACGGGTTTTGTGCATAGTGATCCACATCCAGGCAATATTCTAGTGCATAAAAATGCGAAAGGCCAAGTGGATATTGTTTTATTAGATCATGGTCTCTATGCGAATTTAACAGATAAGTTTCGTTATGAATATTCAAAGCTATGGCTCAGCATATTGAACGTGGATCGACAGGCGATGCGTATACATAGCCAGAATTTGGGTATTAAAGGTGATTTGTATGGATTGTTTGCTTGTATGGTGACAGGACGACCGTGGGAAACTCTTATTCAGggcataaataaaatcaaatataccAAAGAGGAGGTGAGTTAATACTAGAGATTATTAATTTTTCTTGCAACCACCTGTACTTAGCTTACAGAACAGCTAAGCAATACCAGCCCACAAATTCCAACaatctacttacttacttaattggcgcttaaccgtctaaacggttatggccgtccaacaaggcgcgccagtcgctccttcgctccgccaaccggcgccaattggttacaccaagggagtttaaatcgttttccacctggtccttccaacggagtgggggccgccctctacctctgcttccataggcgggttccgatagaaacactttcttggccggagcatcatctttcattcgcataacatggcctagccagcgcagccgctgcgttttaattcgctggactatgttgatgtctgcgtatagctcgtacagctcatcattatatcttcttcggtactcgccatcgccaacgcgtagaggtccataaatctttcgaagaacttttctctcgaacactcccaaagccgcttcatctgctgttgtcatggtccatgcttctgccccatatagcaggacgggtacgataagtgacttgtagagtatgattttcgttcgccgagagaggactttacttttcaattgcctacctagtccaaagtagcatttattggcaagattgattcttcgctggatttcagtgctgatgttgttgctagtgttgatgctggttcccaaataaacgaagtcttttactatttcgaaattatggctgccaacagtagcgtggttgccaaggcgcatatgcgctgactctttgctcgatgacagcaggtacttcgttttgtcctcattcaccatcaaacccatctttaccgcttctttttccagcttggagtaagcagaactaacagcgcgggtgtttaggccgatgatatcaatgtcattagcatatgccagtaattgcacgcttttatagtatattgttccagtgcggttaagttctgcagctagtataattttctccagcatcaaattaaagaaatcgcacgatagggggtcaccctgtctgaaacctcgtttagtttcgaacggctcggagaggtccttcccaattctgactgagctgatggtgttgctcaacgtcattttgcacagccgtataagttttgcggggaaaccaaattcagacatagcggcatataggcagctccttttcgtgctgtcgaaggcggctttaaagtcgacgaagaggtgatgtgtgtcgattctcttttcacgggttttttccaagatttggcgcattgtgaaaatctggtcgatggtagatttaccaggtctgaagccgcactgataaggtccaatcagccggttcacggtgggcttcaatctttcgcacaatacacttgaatggaccttatatgcgatattaagaaggctgattccacgatagttggtgcattttgcagtatcccccttcttgtggactgggcaaagaacacttagattccaaccgtcgggcatgctttcttccgcccatattttgctaagaagctgctgcatgcgccttaccaactcctcg from Eurosta solidaginis isolate ZX-2024a chromosome 3, ASM4086904v1, whole genome shotgun sequence includes these protein-coding regions:
- the Adck1 gene encoding aarF domain-containing kinase 1, whose protein sequence is MFRRVLTYSIIGAGVISTGFSLHTNDYDVNSLGIVRLGRSAVTVFDVALTYKRELYYREWDKTTPEYKAERSRVHKIAAEKLLDLICINKGVYIKTGQHIGALEYLLPKEFVQTMKILHSDAPQNPVEDLYKVIRQDLKRNPDEIFETFEAKPLGTASLAQVHKATLKTGELVAVKVQHPYVKGNSRVDMKTMEILVKLMSRIFPDFKIQWLVDECKKNLPVELDFLNEGRNAEKVAKQFQKYSWLRVPKIYWEFSSSRVLVMEYLEGGQVTDLDYIKKHKIDPFTVANKIGQLYSEMIFTTGFVHSDPHPGNILVHKNAKGQVDIVLLDHGLYANLTDKFRYEYSKLWLSILNVDRQAMRIHSQNLGIKGDLYGLFACMVTGRPWETLIQGINKIKYTKEEKATLQDNTSLVLPHIADVLEQVDRQMLLILKTNDLIRGIEATLHTQNRMTAFWVMSKCCVHSTFNERKILSSSRWTALGLTMREKWEIFKLNIFYIYLGIVNFGLFTAFKQLL